One Streptomyces sp. ML-6 genomic region harbors:
- a CDS encoding PucR family transcriptional regulator: MEAPVALPPPPTPPVSLTALLAREELGLRRIAGPDGAELLWVHTSEMADPYPYLLGGELVLSAGVLLKDPDGYVARLVEAGAAALGFGVTPVFDTVPGALVEACERHGLPLVEVPPGTPFTAIARAVWRLMAEARHRELRRVTHAQQALATAAARPDPVPAVLHQLTVRLGGRAVLLAADGEELHASGPRPAPDVGAALAGLARVVSAGARPAPSSATDTLRGTHLSAYALGGGQGLVLELATDRREAGDHTIAGVAVVLLSLLAAPHQGADAAGRSAALVRMLLGADPQDVGPLLGGAEQWTVVHARRSGDGPVDPLTAGALGAALGSALVDAGRGGDAVRVLVPGDDRIVPQPGWTLGASAPAPLTALGLADAQAAHALGRAAATRTPLVHHRTDAGTGLAALVPPDRAEAHARTLLAPLTEPLAETLRCWLSLHGNWDRTATALRIHRNTVRQRITRCAALLDVDLDDMDVRTELWFALRHH; this comes from the coding sequence ATGGAAGCCCCGGTCGCGCTGCCCCCGCCGCCCACTCCCCCGGTGTCGCTCACCGCGCTGCTCGCCCGTGAGGAGCTGGGGCTGCGCCGCATCGCGGGCCCGGACGGGGCCGAGCTGTTGTGGGTGCACACCTCGGAGATGGCCGACCCGTACCCGTATCTGCTCGGCGGTGAGCTGGTGCTGAGCGCCGGGGTGCTGCTCAAGGACCCGGACGGGTACGTGGCCCGGCTGGTGGAGGCGGGGGCGGCGGCGCTCGGTTTCGGGGTGACGCCGGTGTTCGACACGGTGCCGGGGGCGCTGGTCGAGGCGTGCGAGCGGCACGGTCTGCCGCTGGTGGAGGTGCCGCCCGGGACTCCGTTCACGGCGATAGCCCGGGCGGTGTGGCGGCTGATGGCCGAGGCCCGGCACCGGGAGCTGCGCCGGGTGACGCACGCCCAGCAGGCCCTGGCGACGGCGGCGGCCCGGCCCGACCCGGTCCCCGCGGTGCTGCACCAGCTGACGGTGCGGCTGGGCGGCCGGGCGGTGCTGCTCGCCGCGGACGGCGAGGAGCTGCACGCCTCGGGCCCCCGTCCCGCCCCGGACGTCGGTGCGGCGCTGGCCGGGCTGGCCCGGGTGGTCTCCGCCGGGGCGCGCCCCGCCCCGTCGTCCGCCACCGACACGCTGCGGGGCACCCATCTGTCCGCGTACGCGCTGGGCGGCGGCCAGGGGCTGGTCCTGGAGTTGGCGACGGACCGGCGGGAGGCGGGCGACCACACGATCGCCGGGGTCGCGGTCGTCCTGCTCTCGCTGCTGGCCGCCCCGCACCAGGGCGCCGACGCGGCGGGCCGGTCGGCCGCCCTCGTACGGATGCTGCTGGGCGCGGACCCGCAGGACGTCGGCCCGCTGCTCGGCGGCGCGGAACAGTGGACGGTAGTGCACGCCCGGCGCAGCGGGGACGGCCCGGTGGACCCGCTCACCGCCGGCGCGCTGGGCGCCGCCCTGGGCTCGGCCCTGGTCGACGCGGGCCGGGGCGGGGACGCGGTGCGGGTGCTGGTGCCCGGCGACGACCGGATCGTCCCGCAGCCCGGTTGGACCCTCGGCGCCTCCGCCCCCGCTCCCCTCACCGCCCTGGGCCTCGCCGACGCCCAGGCGGCCCACGCCCTGGGCCGCGCCGCGGCCACCCGCACCCCGTTGGTCCACCACCGCACCGACGCCGGTACGGGCCTGGCCGCCCTGGTCCCTCCCGACCGGGCCGAGGCCCACGCCCGCACCCTCCTGGCCCCGCTCACCGAACCCCTGGCCGAGACCCTGCGCTGCTGGCTGAGCCTCCACGGCAACTGGGACCGCACGGCCACGGCCCTGCGCATCCACCGCAACACGGTCCGCCAGCGCATCACCCGCTGCGCGGCCCTGCTGGACGTGGACCTGGACGACATGGACGTACGGACGGAGCTGTGGTTCGCACTGCGGCACCACTGA